Within Synergistaceae bacterium, the genomic segment AGCGGCACGGATGCACTGAGCGACGACGAAAAATTAATTGCTGAACGTGAACGCCTCCATGATACTTATGAGGGCAATATTGACGACGAGACAATGGAGGGGTAAATCATGGCAGAAATTACAGCAGCAAAAGTTAAGGAATTACGCGAGCGCACAGGGTCGGGAATGATGGACTGCAAAAAAGCTCTTGCAGAGACTAACGGCGATATGGAGAAAGCTATAGACTATCTTCGTGAAAAAGGTCTAGCAAAGGCAGCTAAGAAGGCCGAACGTAACGCAAGCGACGGCAGAATCTTCCATATTGTGAGTCCCGACGGCAAACTCGGAGTCATGATTGAACTTAACAGCGAGACAGATTTTGTAGCTAAGACTGACGAGTTTAACGGGCTCGGAAACAGCATAACGACTCATTTATTCAATAAGGCATTTGCTGATAACGAGTCATTGCTTGCAAGTGTTCACGAGTCAGGAAGCACAATTAATGAATTAATCACGGGAATTATTGCCAAGCTCGGCGAGAATATCGTGTTAAAGCGTTTTGCAAGATTTGACGTAGCTGACGGCCGCGCATTCTGTTATATTCATAGTAATTACAAAGTCGGTGCTTTGCTTGAACTCGAATCACAAGATAAATCAAAACTTGAGACTCCCGAATTTGCAGAGTTAGGACATGAAATTTGTATGCAGATAGCAGCAGCTAACCCGTTATATTTAGTCTCTGAAGATGTCCCCGAAGAAGTAATAGACCGCGAGAAATCAGTTTATCGTCAGCAGCTTTTAGACGAGGGCAAACCGGCGGACAAAATCGAGAAAATTATTCCCGGCAAGTTAAGAAAATATTTCGATACTGTTTGCTTGCTTGAACAGGAATATATTAGAGACTCAGACAAGAGAGTTAAAGATTTGCTTGCTGAAGTAGGTAAAAAGCTCGGCACAAAATTAACAGTGAAGCGTTTTGCACGTTTTGCTATTGGCGAGTAATAAAATTTTTGCCCGGTGTGAGTGATTGCGCCGGGTATTTTTTTAAGTTTACGGAGGCGGAGATAATGCCCAGATTCAGACGTATATTATTGAAGCTCTCAGGAGAATTATTAGCGGGCGATAAACATTCAAGCTTAGATTTCGGGGTAATTCAGGATTTCGCCGAGAATTTAGCAAAGATTCGTGATGGAGGCTTTGAGCTTTCTCTTGTAATAGGCGGCGGGAACATGCTGCGCGGGCGTGATGCTCTTGATTACGGGCTTGACAGAGTCAGCGTTGACTCTATAGGAATGCTCGGCACTGTTATGAATGCTTTGGCAGTAAAAGCAGCACTTGCAAATATAAATATTCCCGCTCAAGTTCTGTCGGCTGTAGGAATGCCCCCGATCGCTGATTTATATAATCGTGAACGAGCCCGGGATTTGCTTGCGTCTGGTCATGTCGTGATTTTTGCGGCAGGAACAGGACACCCATTTTTCTCGACTGATACGGCGGCGGCTTTAAGAGCTTCAGAATTAGGACTCGATTGCATGATTAAGGGCACAAAAGTTAACGGCATTTACGATAAAGACCCCGAAAAATTTTCAGATGCTAAATTTATAGCCGAGTTAACTTACAGCGAGGCAATTTCACGCGATATTAAAGTCATGGACACAGCAGCGTTTGCAATTTGCCGAGAAAATAAAATTCCCGTCTGGGTCATAAATGTACATGATTCGGGCTGGGCTGATAATATAATTAACGGTGTCAATACGGGCACACTTTTAAAGGAGGATTAATTAACGATGGCAGTAGATGAACTTGCAGAACTACGCGCAAATATGGATAAGGCTATAGCTTTTCTTCAGAGTGAATATTTGTCGATAAGGACGGGACGCGCTCACCCCGGACTCGTCAGTGATATTAAAGTCGACTATTACGGGAATCCCACGCCTATTAAGCAGCTCGCAAATGTTACTATTCCTGAAAGCAGGTCGATTCAGGTTGCCCCGTTCGACAAAGGGACTCTAAAAGCTATCGAGAAAGCAATTTTAGCGGCAAATATCGGGATGACTCCTCAAAGCGACGGGACAGTTATACGCATGACCCTGCCCGAACTCACTAAAGCAAGACGCGTAGAACTCACGAAATTATTAGCCCGCAAAGCAGAAGAGTCTAAAGTCGTTATCAGGAATTACAGGCGCGATATTATAGAGACTCTCAAGAAACAAGAGAAGGCCTCAGAAATCACAGAAGATGACCTAAAGAAATTTACTAAAGATGTTCAGGATATTACGGACAAATATATTAAGAAAATTGACGAGGTCTACAAGGTCAAAGAAAAAGAAGTACTTGAAGATTAATTAAAGAAGGGGGATTTATTTAATATGGACGAAAGCACCCAGTATAATACGCCCGGTTACGTAACGTTTAAGATGAAATTTAAGCGTCTGACAGGAATCGATTTGAACTCGTATAAAGATCAGATTCACCGCAGGACTCACGAATTAATGAATCGCTGGAAATGCAAGAATCATGACGAATATTTTGATATGATTAACAGCGACGAGAAAAAATTACGTGAATTCCTTGATCACCTGACAATTAACGTGTCTGAATTTTTCAGGAATGACTCTCAATGGTGGAAGCTCAGAGATAAAATTATTCCCGAATTGATTCAGAAGCGCAAAACTAAACGCCTTAAACTTTGGAGTGCAGGCTGTGCAACAGGTGAAGAGCCTTACTCGCTCGCAATTCTCTCGGCTGTATGCGGACTCGATACTATGAATCCGGTTTTAGCAGCTGATATTGATCAGGGAGCAATTAACACGGCCATGAAGGCAAATTATCGTAAAGCGCAATTATTGAATGTCCCTAGAGAGTATCTAGCAAAATATTTCACGACTAAGGACGGCGGCGCAACTTATGACGTTAACCCCGAAATCAAGCGCAGAGTCTCATTCAAAAAATTTAACATGATTGAAGATCCATTCGGGGCAAATTTTGATATTATTCTTTGTAGAAATGTCGTTATTTATTTCACTGG encodes:
- a CDS encoding elongation factor Ts; translated protein: MAEITAAKVKELRERTGSGMMDCKKALAETNGDMEKAIDYLREKGLAKAAKKAERNASDGRIFHIVSPDGKLGVMIELNSETDFVAKTDEFNGLGNSITTHLFNKAFADNESLLASVHESGSTINELITGIIAKLGENIVLKRFARFDVADGRAFCYIHSNYKVGALLELESQDKSKLETPEFAELGHEICMQIAAANPLYLVSEDVPEEVIDREKSVYRQQLLDEGKPADKIEKIIPGKLRKYFDTVCLLEQEYIRDSDKRVKDLLAEVGKKLGTKLTVKRFARFAIGE
- a CDS encoding UMP kinase codes for the protein MPRFRRILLKLSGELLAGDKHSSLDFGVIQDFAENLAKIRDGGFELSLVIGGGNMLRGRDALDYGLDRVSVDSIGMLGTVMNALAVKAALANINIPAQVLSAVGMPPIADLYNRERARDLLASGHVVIFAAGTGHPFFSTDTAAALRASELGLDCMIKGTKVNGIYDKDPEKFSDAKFIAELTYSEAISRDIKVMDTAAFAICRENKIPVWVINVHDSGWADNIINGVNTGTLLKED
- the frr gene encoding ribosome recycling factor — its product is MAVDELAELRANMDKAIAFLQSEYLSIRTGRAHPGLVSDIKVDYYGNPTPIKQLANVTIPESRSIQVAPFDKGTLKAIEKAILAANIGMTPQSDGTVIRMTLPELTKARRVELTKLLARKAEESKVVIRNYRRDIIETLKKQEKASEITEDDLKKFTKDVQDITDKYIKKIDEVYKVKEKEVLED
- a CDS encoding protein-glutamate O-methyltransferase CheR, whose amino-acid sequence is MDESTQYNTPGYVTFKMKFKRLTGIDLNSYKDQIHRRTHELMNRWKCKNHDEYFDMINSDEKKLREFLDHLTINVSEFFRNDSQWWKLRDKIIPELIQKRKTKRLKLWSAGCATGEEPYSLAILSAVCGLDTMNPVLAADIDQGAINTAMKANYRKAQLLNVPREYLAKYFTTKDGGATYDVNPEIKRRVSFKKFNMIEDPFGANFDIILCRNVVIYFTGATKDKLYKKFFDALAPGGYFLVGSTEQIYGYQQIGFESAGPFLYTKK